One genomic window of Callospermophilus lateralis isolate mCalLat2 unplaced genomic scaffold, mCalLat2.hap1 Scaffold_181, whole genome shotgun sequence includes the following:
- the LOC143389323 gene encoding palmitoyltransferase ZDHHC19-like, producing the protein MASSQSITPPNEPPIESSWLKPSLFPAFNAMLLITISGIFFAFPCRWLAQNGQWEFAVVSGLFFILSFCSLIFLNGSDPGILHKGSLEEDPNIQYIARVNNTAFRLQWCSKCSFHRPPRTHHCPFCNICVEDFDHHCLWVNNCVGQRNFRVFVLLLVSLCLYLVVLLATSVLFLIRTRHMPLSLDSAMAIAVAVPVLVLLLPVILLLMIQAVSVSKVSEYCNTRRCGGILHLWESGTFG; encoded by the exons atggcctcttcacagagtatcacgcccccaaatgaacctccgatcgaatcctcatggctgaaaccaagcctgtttccagcttttaatgcaatgcttcttattacaataagtggcatcttcttcgcctttcc gtgccggtggttggctcagaatgggcagtgggaatttgccgtggtttcgggcctattctttatactgtccttctgcagcctcattttcctcaacgggtcagacccaggcattttgcacaaag gctccttagaagaggaccccaacattcaatacatagcacgagtgaacaacacggcctttcgcctgcagtggtgctcgaagtgttctttccatcgtccaccccggacccaccactgtcccttctgtaatatctgtgtggag gactttgaccaccactgcctgtgggtaaacaattgtgtaggtcaaagaaatttccgcgtattcgtgctgctgctggtgtccctgtgcctttatctggttgttcttctggctaccagtgtgctttttctcattcgtacaagacacatgcccttgtcgctggactcagccatggc catcgcagtagctgtacccgtcttggtactcctgctgcctgtcattctgctcctgatgatacaggctgtgtcggtgagcaaggtaagcgagtactgcaataccagacggtgcggaggcatcttgcatctttgggaatccggcactttcggctga